One Echeneis naucrates chromosome 1, fEcheNa1.1, whole genome shotgun sequence DNA segment encodes these proteins:
- the cnnm2b gene encoding metal transporter CNNM2 isoform X7, whose translation MVINMAEPLSQAPTATKMASLNRVRALAMIFLTVTGCCVAPTSGKEGSEETVIIGLRLEDTDDISFMDKGYLRVSERSRVKLRVYGQNINNETWSKIAFTEHERSRAVGGVDSSSGDNQSQEDPSGLHPCGIRTSDIIILPNIILNRKTSGIVEIEVKPLRKTERSKAYYLCIATSTPAVAGMHDPWTENTWIYHDGDDTKVIVVEEKKFLLPFWLQVIFISMLLCLSGMFSGLNLGLMALDPMELQIVQNCGTEREKNYAKKIEPVRSQGNYLLCSLLLGNVLVNTTLTILLDDIAGSGLIAVVMSTIGIVIFGEIVPQAICSRHGLAVGANTIFLTKFFMLLTFPASYPVSKLLDYLLGQEIGTVYNREKLLEMLRVTDPYNDLVKEELNIIQGALELRTKTVEDVMTPLRDCFMIPGDATLDFNTMSEIMKSGYTRIPVFEGERSNIVDLLFVKDLAFVDPDDCTLLKTITKFYSHPLHFVFNDTKLDAMLEEFKKEVEPFAPVQMSEKILLRLLKHPNVIQELKYDEKNKRAAEHYLFHRNKPVDYFILILQGKVEVEAGKEGMKFEAGPFSFYGMMALTSSPVPLSLSRTFVVSRAESLAGSPENKSPPRPFGLNHSDSLNRSDRIDAITPTLGSSNNQLNSFLQIYVPDYSVRARSDLQYIKVTRQQYQNAVMASRMDKTPQSTDSEFTKIELTLTELHDGVETPAVGTNTASTTSTTPAVAIAVANETSHLLNQQQNCVGLSRSNHSTHNEGPI comes from the exons ATGGTTATCAATATGGCAGAGCCGTTATCCCAAGCGCCCACTGCTACAAAAATGGCGTCACTTAACCGGGTCCGAGCTTTGGCGATGATTTTCCTAACTGTCACTGGCTGTTGTGTCGCCCCGACAAGTGGCAAGGAAGGGTCCGAGGAGACCGTCATCATCGGGCTCCGGCTGGAGGACACGGATGACATATCCTTCATGGATAAGGGCTACCTGCGGGTGAGCGAGAGGTCTCGGGTGAAATTGAGGGTGTACGGGCAGAACATCAACAACGAGACCTGGTCCAAAATTGCCTTCACGGAGCACGAGCGGAGCAGGGCGGTGGGCGGCGTTGACAGCTCCTCGGGGGATAACCAGAGCCAGGAGGACCCGTCCGGCTTGCATCCCTGCGGCATTAGGACTTCGGATATAATTATATTGCCCAACATCATCCTGAACCGAAAGACGTCCGGAATAGTCGAAATCGAGGTCAAACCTCTgcgaaagacagagaggagtaaAGCCTATTACCTTTGCATCGCCACCTCCACGCCGGCTGTGGCCGGGATGCACGACCCGTGGACGGAGAACACTTGGATCTACCACGACGGGGATGACACCAAAGTGATAGTGgtggaggagaaaaagtttCTGCTGCCTTTCTGGCTCCAGGTCATCTTCATCTCCATGTTGCTCTGTTTGTCGGGTATGTTCAGCGGCTTGAATCTGGGGCTCATGGCTCTGGACCCCATGGAGCTCCAGATAGTCCAGAACTGCGGCACggaaagggagaaaaattaCGCCAAAAAAATCGAGCCGGTCAGGAGCCAAGGGAATTACCTGCTTTGCTCGCTTCTGCTCGGGAACGTGTTGGTGAACACCACGCTGACCATCCTGCTGGACGATATCGCCGGCTCGGGATTGATCGCCGTGGTCATGTCCACCATCGGAATAGTGATTTTTGGGGAGATCGTCCCCCAGGCCATCTGCTCCAGACACGGGCTGGCGGTCGGCGCCAACACCATCTTCCTCACCAAGTTCTTCATGCTGCTCACCTTCCCCGCTTCCTACCCGGTGAGCAAGCTGCTGGACTACCTGCTCGGACAGGAGATAGGAACCGTGTACAACCGGGAGAAGCTCCTGGAGATGCTGCGCGTCACGGACCCCTACAACGACCTGGTGAAGGAGGAGCTGAACATCATCCAGGGCGCGCTGGAGCTCAGGACTAAGACCGTGGAGGACGTGATGACGCCGCTGAGAGATTGTTTCATGATCCCGGGGGATGCCACCCTCGACTTCAACACCATGTCCGAGATCATGAAGAGCGGTTACACGCGCATCCCGGTCTTCGAGGGCGAGAGGTCCAACATCGTGGATCTCCTCTTCGTCAAGGACCTGGCCTTCGTGGACCCGGATGACTGCACGCTGCTCAAAACCATCACTAAGTTTTACAGCCACCCGTTGCATTTTGTGTTCAATGACACCAAACTGGACGCAATGCTGGAGGAGTTTAAAAAAG AAGTTGAGCCGTTTGCACCCGTGCAAATGTCAGAAAAGATCCTGCTGCGTCTGTTGAAGCATCCCAACGTCATCCAGGAGCTGAAGTACGATGAGAAGAACAAACGGGCGGCAGAGCACTACCTCTTCCACAGGAACAAGCCCGTGGATTATTTCATCCTCATTCTGCAG GggaaggtggaggtggaggcaggAAAAGAGGGGATGAAGTTTGAAGCGGGTCCGTTCTCCTTCTATGGGATGATGGCTCTGACCTCCTCACCAG tccctctgtctctctctcgtaCGTTTGTGGTCAGTAGAGCTGAATCATTAGCAGGATCTCCAG aaaataaatctcCTCCTCGGCCGTTCGGACTCAACCACTCTGACTCCCTGAACAGGAGCGATCGCATAGACGCCATCACTCCGACACTaggcagcagcaacaaccagcTCAACTCCTTCCTACAGATCTACGTACCCGACTACTCAGTCCGAGCGCGCTCAGACCTGCAGTATATCAAG GTAACACGCCAACAGTACCAGAACGCCGTGATGGCATCACGAATGGACAAGACACCCCAATCCACAGATAGTGAGTTCACTAAGATCGAGCTCACACTGACGGAGCTCCATGATGGCGTGGAGACTCCGGCTGTTGGGACCAACACAGccagcaccaccagcaccaccccTGCTGTGGCCATAGCTGTGGCCAATGAGACATCCCACCTGCTCAACCAGCAGCAAAACTGTGTGGGCCTCAGCAGAAGCAACCACAGCACCCACAACGAGGGACCCATCTAG
- the cnnm2b gene encoding metal transporter CNNM2 isoform X1 yields MVINMAEPLSQAPTATKMASLNRVRALAMIFLTVTGCCVAPTSGKEGSEETVIIGLRLEDTDDISFMDKGYLRVSERSRVKLRVYGQNINNETWSKIAFTEHERSRAVGGVDSSSGDNQSQEDPSGLHPCGIRTSDIIILPNIILNRKTSGIVEIEVKPLRKTERSKAYYLCIATSTPAVAGMHDPWTENTWIYHDGDDTKVIVVEEKKFLLPFWLQVIFISMLLCLSGMFSGLNLGLMALDPMELQIVQNCGTEREKNYAKKIEPVRSQGNYLLCSLLLGNVLVNTTLTILLDDIAGSGLIAVVMSTIGIVIFGEIVPQAICSRHGLAVGANTIFLTKFFMLLTFPASYPVSKLLDYLLGQEIGTVYNREKLLEMLRVTDPYNDLVKEELNIIQGALELRTKTVEDVMTPLRDCFMIPGDATLDFNTMSEIMKSGYTRIPVFEGERSNIVDLLFVKDLAFVDPDDCTLLKTITKFYSHPLHFVFNDTKLDAMLEEFKKGKSHLAIVQRVNNEGEGDPFYEVLGIVTLEDVIEEIIKSEILDETDLYTDNKTKKKITHRERKQDFSAFKPTDNEMKVKISPQLLLATLRFLATEVEPFAPVQMSEKILLRLLKHPNVIQELKYDEKNKRAAEHYLFHRNKPVDYFILILQGKVEVEAGKEGMKFEAGPFSFYGMMALTSSPVPLSLSRTFVVSRAESLAGSPENKSPPRPFGLNHSDSLNRSDRIDAITPTLGSSNNQLNSFLQIYVPDYSVRARSDLQYIKVTRQQYQNAVMASRMDKTPQSTDSEFTKIELTLTELHDGVETPAVGTNTASTTSTTPAVAIAVANETSHLLNQQQNCVGLSRSNHSTHNEGPI; encoded by the exons ATGGTTATCAATATGGCAGAGCCGTTATCCCAAGCGCCCACTGCTACAAAAATGGCGTCACTTAACCGGGTCCGAGCTTTGGCGATGATTTTCCTAACTGTCACTGGCTGTTGTGTCGCCCCGACAAGTGGCAAGGAAGGGTCCGAGGAGACCGTCATCATCGGGCTCCGGCTGGAGGACACGGATGACATATCCTTCATGGATAAGGGCTACCTGCGGGTGAGCGAGAGGTCTCGGGTGAAATTGAGGGTGTACGGGCAGAACATCAACAACGAGACCTGGTCCAAAATTGCCTTCACGGAGCACGAGCGGAGCAGGGCGGTGGGCGGCGTTGACAGCTCCTCGGGGGATAACCAGAGCCAGGAGGACCCGTCCGGCTTGCATCCCTGCGGCATTAGGACTTCGGATATAATTATATTGCCCAACATCATCCTGAACCGAAAGACGTCCGGAATAGTCGAAATCGAGGTCAAACCTCTgcgaaagacagagaggagtaaAGCCTATTACCTTTGCATCGCCACCTCCACGCCGGCTGTGGCCGGGATGCACGACCCGTGGACGGAGAACACTTGGATCTACCACGACGGGGATGACACCAAAGTGATAGTGgtggaggagaaaaagtttCTGCTGCCTTTCTGGCTCCAGGTCATCTTCATCTCCATGTTGCTCTGTTTGTCGGGTATGTTCAGCGGCTTGAATCTGGGGCTCATGGCTCTGGACCCCATGGAGCTCCAGATAGTCCAGAACTGCGGCACggaaagggagaaaaattaCGCCAAAAAAATCGAGCCGGTCAGGAGCCAAGGGAATTACCTGCTTTGCTCGCTTCTGCTCGGGAACGTGTTGGTGAACACCACGCTGACCATCCTGCTGGACGATATCGCCGGCTCGGGATTGATCGCCGTGGTCATGTCCACCATCGGAATAGTGATTTTTGGGGAGATCGTCCCCCAGGCCATCTGCTCCAGACACGGGCTGGCGGTCGGCGCCAACACCATCTTCCTCACCAAGTTCTTCATGCTGCTCACCTTCCCCGCTTCCTACCCGGTGAGCAAGCTGCTGGACTACCTGCTCGGACAGGAGATAGGAACCGTGTACAACCGGGAGAAGCTCCTGGAGATGCTGCGCGTCACGGACCCCTACAACGACCTGGTGAAGGAGGAGCTGAACATCATCCAGGGCGCGCTGGAGCTCAGGACTAAGACCGTGGAGGACGTGATGACGCCGCTGAGAGATTGTTTCATGATCCCGGGGGATGCCACCCTCGACTTCAACACCATGTCCGAGATCATGAAGAGCGGTTACACGCGCATCCCGGTCTTCGAGGGCGAGAGGTCCAACATCGTGGATCTCCTCTTCGTCAAGGACCTGGCCTTCGTGGACCCGGATGACTGCACGCTGCTCAAAACCATCACTAAGTTTTACAGCCACCCGTTGCATTTTGTGTTCAATGACACCAAACTGGACGCAATGCTGGAGGAGTTTAAAAAAG GAAAATCGCACCTGGCCATAGTTCAGAGGGTAAACAATGAGGGTGAGGGAGACCCTTTCTATGAAGTTCTGGGTATCGTCACTCTGGAGGATGTTATTGAGGAAATCATCAAGTCAGAGATCCTGGACGAGACTGACTTGTACA ctgacaacaagacaaaaaagaaaatcacccATCGGGAAAGGAAGCAGGATTTCTCAGCCTTCAAGCCTACCGACAATGAAATGAAGGTTAAAATATCACCTCAGCTTCTGCTTGCTACCCTGCGTTTCCTAGCAACAG AAGTTGAGCCGTTTGCACCCGTGCAAATGTCAGAAAAGATCCTGCTGCGTCTGTTGAAGCATCCCAACGTCATCCAGGAGCTGAAGTACGATGAGAAGAACAAACGGGCGGCAGAGCACTACCTCTTCCACAGGAACAAGCCCGTGGATTATTTCATCCTCATTCTGCAG GggaaggtggaggtggaggcaggAAAAGAGGGGATGAAGTTTGAAGCGGGTCCGTTCTCCTTCTATGGGATGATGGCTCTGACCTCCTCACCAG tccctctgtctctctctcgtaCGTTTGTGGTCAGTAGAGCTGAATCATTAGCAGGATCTCCAG aaaataaatctcCTCCTCGGCCGTTCGGACTCAACCACTCTGACTCCCTGAACAGGAGCGATCGCATAGACGCCATCACTCCGACACTaggcagcagcaacaaccagcTCAACTCCTTCCTACAGATCTACGTACCCGACTACTCAGTCCGAGCGCGCTCAGACCTGCAGTATATCAAG GTAACACGCCAACAGTACCAGAACGCCGTGATGGCATCACGAATGGACAAGACACCCCAATCCACAGATAGTGAGTTCACTAAGATCGAGCTCACACTGACGGAGCTCCATGATGGCGTGGAGACTCCGGCTGTTGGGACCAACACAGccagcaccaccagcaccaccccTGCTGTGGCCATAGCTGTGGCCAATGAGACATCCCACCTGCTCAACCAGCAGCAAAACTGTGTGGGCCTCAGCAGAAGCAACCACAGCACCCACAACGAGGGACCCATCTAG
- the cnnm2b gene encoding metal transporter CNNM2 isoform X2 codes for MVINMAEPLSQAPTATKMASLNRVRALAMIFLTVTGCCVAPTSGKEGSEETVIIGLRLEDTDDISFMDKGYLRVSERSRVKLRVYGQNINNETWSKIAFTEHERSRAVGGVDSSSGDNQSQEDPSGLHPCGIRTSDIIILPNIILNRKTSGIVEIEVKPLRKTERSKAYYLCIATSTPAVAGMHDPWTENTWIYHDGDDTKVIVVEEKKFLLPFWLQVIFISMLLCLSGMFSGLNLGLMALDPMELQIVQNCGTEREKNYAKKIEPVRSQGNYLLCSLLLGNVLVNTTLTILLDDIAGSGLIAVVMSTIGIVIFGEIVPQAICSRHGLAVGANTIFLTKFFMLLTFPASYPVSKLLDYLLGQEIGTVYNREKLLEMLRVTDPYNDLVKEELNIIQGALELRTKTVEDVMTPLRDCFMIPGDATLDFNTMSEIMKSGYTRIPVFEGERSNIVDLLFVKDLAFVDPDDCTLLKTITKFYSHPLHFVFNDTKLDAMLEEFKKGKSHLAIVQRVNNEGEGDPFYEVLGIVTLEDVIEEIIKSEILDETDLYTDNKTKKKITHRERKQDFSAFKPTDNEMKVKISPQLLLATLRFLATEVEPFAPVQMSEKILLRLLKHPNVIQELKYDEKNKRAAEHYLFHRNKPVDYFILILQGKVEVEAGKEGMKFEAGPFSFYGMMALTSSPENKSPPRPFGLNHSDSLNRSDRIDAITPTLGSSNNQLNSFLQIYVPDYSVRARSDLQYIKVTRQQYQNAVMASRMDKTPQSTDSEFTKIELTLTELHDGVETPAVGTNTASTTSTTPAVAIAVANETSHLLNQQQNCVGLSRSNHSTHNEGPI; via the exons ATGGTTATCAATATGGCAGAGCCGTTATCCCAAGCGCCCACTGCTACAAAAATGGCGTCACTTAACCGGGTCCGAGCTTTGGCGATGATTTTCCTAACTGTCACTGGCTGTTGTGTCGCCCCGACAAGTGGCAAGGAAGGGTCCGAGGAGACCGTCATCATCGGGCTCCGGCTGGAGGACACGGATGACATATCCTTCATGGATAAGGGCTACCTGCGGGTGAGCGAGAGGTCTCGGGTGAAATTGAGGGTGTACGGGCAGAACATCAACAACGAGACCTGGTCCAAAATTGCCTTCACGGAGCACGAGCGGAGCAGGGCGGTGGGCGGCGTTGACAGCTCCTCGGGGGATAACCAGAGCCAGGAGGACCCGTCCGGCTTGCATCCCTGCGGCATTAGGACTTCGGATATAATTATATTGCCCAACATCATCCTGAACCGAAAGACGTCCGGAATAGTCGAAATCGAGGTCAAACCTCTgcgaaagacagagaggagtaaAGCCTATTACCTTTGCATCGCCACCTCCACGCCGGCTGTGGCCGGGATGCACGACCCGTGGACGGAGAACACTTGGATCTACCACGACGGGGATGACACCAAAGTGATAGTGgtggaggagaaaaagtttCTGCTGCCTTTCTGGCTCCAGGTCATCTTCATCTCCATGTTGCTCTGTTTGTCGGGTATGTTCAGCGGCTTGAATCTGGGGCTCATGGCTCTGGACCCCATGGAGCTCCAGATAGTCCAGAACTGCGGCACggaaagggagaaaaattaCGCCAAAAAAATCGAGCCGGTCAGGAGCCAAGGGAATTACCTGCTTTGCTCGCTTCTGCTCGGGAACGTGTTGGTGAACACCACGCTGACCATCCTGCTGGACGATATCGCCGGCTCGGGATTGATCGCCGTGGTCATGTCCACCATCGGAATAGTGATTTTTGGGGAGATCGTCCCCCAGGCCATCTGCTCCAGACACGGGCTGGCGGTCGGCGCCAACACCATCTTCCTCACCAAGTTCTTCATGCTGCTCACCTTCCCCGCTTCCTACCCGGTGAGCAAGCTGCTGGACTACCTGCTCGGACAGGAGATAGGAACCGTGTACAACCGGGAGAAGCTCCTGGAGATGCTGCGCGTCACGGACCCCTACAACGACCTGGTGAAGGAGGAGCTGAACATCATCCAGGGCGCGCTGGAGCTCAGGACTAAGACCGTGGAGGACGTGATGACGCCGCTGAGAGATTGTTTCATGATCCCGGGGGATGCCACCCTCGACTTCAACACCATGTCCGAGATCATGAAGAGCGGTTACACGCGCATCCCGGTCTTCGAGGGCGAGAGGTCCAACATCGTGGATCTCCTCTTCGTCAAGGACCTGGCCTTCGTGGACCCGGATGACTGCACGCTGCTCAAAACCATCACTAAGTTTTACAGCCACCCGTTGCATTTTGTGTTCAATGACACCAAACTGGACGCAATGCTGGAGGAGTTTAAAAAAG GAAAATCGCACCTGGCCATAGTTCAGAGGGTAAACAATGAGGGTGAGGGAGACCCTTTCTATGAAGTTCTGGGTATCGTCACTCTGGAGGATGTTATTGAGGAAATCATCAAGTCAGAGATCCTGGACGAGACTGACTTGTACA ctgacaacaagacaaaaaagaaaatcacccATCGGGAAAGGAAGCAGGATTTCTCAGCCTTCAAGCCTACCGACAATGAAATGAAGGTTAAAATATCACCTCAGCTTCTGCTTGCTACCCTGCGTTTCCTAGCAACAG AAGTTGAGCCGTTTGCACCCGTGCAAATGTCAGAAAAGATCCTGCTGCGTCTGTTGAAGCATCCCAACGTCATCCAGGAGCTGAAGTACGATGAGAAGAACAAACGGGCGGCAGAGCACTACCTCTTCCACAGGAACAAGCCCGTGGATTATTTCATCCTCATTCTGCAG GggaaggtggaggtggaggcaggAAAAGAGGGGATGAAGTTTGAAGCGGGTCCGTTCTCCTTCTATGGGATGATGGCTCTGACCTCCTCACCAG aaaataaatctcCTCCTCGGCCGTTCGGACTCAACCACTCTGACTCCCTGAACAGGAGCGATCGCATAGACGCCATCACTCCGACACTaggcagcagcaacaaccagcTCAACTCCTTCCTACAGATCTACGTACCCGACTACTCAGTCCGAGCGCGCTCAGACCTGCAGTATATCAAG GTAACACGCCAACAGTACCAGAACGCCGTGATGGCATCACGAATGGACAAGACACCCCAATCCACAGATAGTGAGTTCACTAAGATCGAGCTCACACTGACGGAGCTCCATGATGGCGTGGAGACTCCGGCTGTTGGGACCAACACAGccagcaccaccagcaccaccccTGCTGTGGCCATAGCTGTGGCCAATGAGACATCCCACCTGCTCAACCAGCAGCAAAACTGTGTGGGCCTCAGCAGAAGCAACCACAGCACCCACAACGAGGGACCCATCTAG
- the cnnm2b gene encoding metal transporter CNNM2 isoform X8: protein MVINMAEPLSQAPTATKMASLNRVRALAMIFLTVTGCCVAPTSGKEGSEETVIIGLRLEDTDDISFMDKGYLRVSERSRVKLRVYGQNINNETWSKIAFTEHERSRAVGGVDSSSGDNQSQEDPSGLHPCGIRTSDIIILPNIILNRKTSGIVEIEVKPLRKTERSKAYYLCIATSTPAVAGMHDPWTENTWIYHDGDDTKVIVVEEKKFLLPFWLQVIFISMLLCLSGMFSGLNLGLMALDPMELQIVQNCGTEREKNYAKKIEPVRSQGNYLLCSLLLGNVLVNTTLTILLDDIAGSGLIAVVMSTIGIVIFGEIVPQAICSRHGLAVGANTIFLTKFFMLLTFPASYPVSKLLDYLLGQEIGTVYNREKLLEMLRVTDPYNDLVKEELNIIQGALELRTKTVEDVMTPLRDCFMIPGDATLDFNTMSEIMKSGYTRIPVFEGERSNIVDLLFVKDLAFVDPDDCTLLKTITKFYSHPLHFVFNDTKLDAMLEEFKKGKSHLAIVQRVNNEGEGDPFYEVLGIVTLEDVIEEIIKSEILDETDLYTDNKTKKKITHRERKQDFSAFKPTDNEMKVKISPQLLLATLRFLATGKS from the exons ATGGTTATCAATATGGCAGAGCCGTTATCCCAAGCGCCCACTGCTACAAAAATGGCGTCACTTAACCGGGTCCGAGCTTTGGCGATGATTTTCCTAACTGTCACTGGCTGTTGTGTCGCCCCGACAAGTGGCAAGGAAGGGTCCGAGGAGACCGTCATCATCGGGCTCCGGCTGGAGGACACGGATGACATATCCTTCATGGATAAGGGCTACCTGCGGGTGAGCGAGAGGTCTCGGGTGAAATTGAGGGTGTACGGGCAGAACATCAACAACGAGACCTGGTCCAAAATTGCCTTCACGGAGCACGAGCGGAGCAGGGCGGTGGGCGGCGTTGACAGCTCCTCGGGGGATAACCAGAGCCAGGAGGACCCGTCCGGCTTGCATCCCTGCGGCATTAGGACTTCGGATATAATTATATTGCCCAACATCATCCTGAACCGAAAGACGTCCGGAATAGTCGAAATCGAGGTCAAACCTCTgcgaaagacagagaggagtaaAGCCTATTACCTTTGCATCGCCACCTCCACGCCGGCTGTGGCCGGGATGCACGACCCGTGGACGGAGAACACTTGGATCTACCACGACGGGGATGACACCAAAGTGATAGTGgtggaggagaaaaagtttCTGCTGCCTTTCTGGCTCCAGGTCATCTTCATCTCCATGTTGCTCTGTTTGTCGGGTATGTTCAGCGGCTTGAATCTGGGGCTCATGGCTCTGGACCCCATGGAGCTCCAGATAGTCCAGAACTGCGGCACggaaagggagaaaaattaCGCCAAAAAAATCGAGCCGGTCAGGAGCCAAGGGAATTACCTGCTTTGCTCGCTTCTGCTCGGGAACGTGTTGGTGAACACCACGCTGACCATCCTGCTGGACGATATCGCCGGCTCGGGATTGATCGCCGTGGTCATGTCCACCATCGGAATAGTGATTTTTGGGGAGATCGTCCCCCAGGCCATCTGCTCCAGACACGGGCTGGCGGTCGGCGCCAACACCATCTTCCTCACCAAGTTCTTCATGCTGCTCACCTTCCCCGCTTCCTACCCGGTGAGCAAGCTGCTGGACTACCTGCTCGGACAGGAGATAGGAACCGTGTACAACCGGGAGAAGCTCCTGGAGATGCTGCGCGTCACGGACCCCTACAACGACCTGGTGAAGGAGGAGCTGAACATCATCCAGGGCGCGCTGGAGCTCAGGACTAAGACCGTGGAGGACGTGATGACGCCGCTGAGAGATTGTTTCATGATCCCGGGGGATGCCACCCTCGACTTCAACACCATGTCCGAGATCATGAAGAGCGGTTACACGCGCATCCCGGTCTTCGAGGGCGAGAGGTCCAACATCGTGGATCTCCTCTTCGTCAAGGACCTGGCCTTCGTGGACCCGGATGACTGCACGCTGCTCAAAACCATCACTAAGTTTTACAGCCACCCGTTGCATTTTGTGTTCAATGACACCAAACTGGACGCAATGCTGGAGGAGTTTAAAAAAG GAAAATCGCACCTGGCCATAGTTCAGAGGGTAAACAATGAGGGTGAGGGAGACCCTTTCTATGAAGTTCTGGGTATCGTCACTCTGGAGGATGTTATTGAGGAAATCATCAAGTCAGAGATCCTGGACGAGACTGACTTGTACA ctgacaacaagacaaaaaagaaaatcacccATCGGGAAAGGAAGCAGGATTTCTCAGCCTTCAAGCCTACCGACAATGAAATGAAGGTTAAAATATCACCTCAGCTTCTGCTTGCTACCCTGCGTTTCCTAGCAACAGGCAA AAGTTGA